Proteins encoded together in one Lepus europaeus isolate LE1 chromosome 13, mLepTim1.pri, whole genome shotgun sequence window:
- the BCL11A gene encoding B-cell lymphoma/leukemia 11A isoform X8 produces MSAEYATQGICKDEPSSYTCTTCKQPFTSAWFLLQHAQNTHGLRIYLESEHGSPLTPRVGIPSGLGAECPSQPPLHGIHIADNNPFNLLRIPGSVSREASGLAEGRFPPTPPLFSPPPRHHLDPHRIERLGAEEMALATHHPSAFDRVLRLNPMAMEPPAMDFSRRLRELAGNTSSPPLSPGRPSPMQRLLQPFQPGSKPPFLATPPLPPLQSAPPPSQPPVKSKSCEFCGKTFKFQSNLVVHRRSHTGEKPYKCNLCDHACTQASKLKRHMKTHMHKSSPMTVKSDDGLSTASSPEPGTSDLVGSASSALKSVVAKFKSENDPNLIPENGDEEEEEDDEEEEEEEEEEEEELTESERVDYGFGLSLEAARHHENSSRGAVVGVGDEGRALPDVMQGMVLSSMQHFSEAFHQVLGEKHKRGHLAEAEGHRDTCDEDSVAGESDRIDDGTVNGRGCSPGESASGGLSKKLLLGSPSSLSPFSKRIKLEKEFDLPPAAMPNTENVYSQWLAGYAASRQLKDPFLSFGDSRQSPFASSSEHSSENGSLRFSTPPGELDGGISGRSGTGSGGSTPHISGPGPGRPSSKEGRRSDTCEYCGKVFKNCSNLTVHRRSHTGERPYKCELCNYACAQSSKLTRHMKTHGQVGKDVYKCEICKMPFSVYSTLEKHMKKWHSDRVLNNDIKTE; encoded by the exons ATGAGCGCAGAGTACGCCACGCAGGGTATTT GTAAAGATGAGCCCAGCAGCTACACATGTACAACTTGCAAACAGCCATTCACCAGTGCATGGTTTCTCTTGCAACACGCACAGAACACTCATGGATTAAGAATCTACTTAGAAAGCGAACACGGAAGTCCCCTGACCCCGCGGGTTGGTATCCCTTCAGGACTAGGTGCAGAATGTCCTTCCCAGCCACCTCTCCATGGGATTCATATTGCAGACAATAACCCCTTTAACCTGCTCAGAATACCAGGATCAGTATCCAGAGAGGCTTCCGGCCTGGCAGAAGGGCGCTTTCCACCCACTCCCCCCCTGTTTAGTCCGCCACCGAGACATCACTTGGACCCCCACCGCATAGAGCGCCTGGGGGCGGAAGAGATGGCCCTGGCCACCCATCACCCGAGTGCCTTTGACAGGGTGCTGCGGTTGAATCCGATGGCTATGGAGCCTCCCGCCATGGATTTCTCTAGGAGACTTAGAGAGCTGGCAGGGAACACGTCTAGCCCACCGCTGTCCCCAGGCCGGCCCAGCCCTATGCAAAGGTTACTGCAACCATTCCAGCCAGGTAGCAAGCCGCCCTTCCTGGCGAcgccccccctccctcctctgcagtccgcccctcctccctcccagcccccggtCAAGTCCAAGTCCTGCGAGTTCTGCGGCAAGACGTTCAAATTTCAGAGCAACCTGGTGGTGCACCGGCGCAGCCACACGGGCGAGAAGCCCTACAAGTGCAACCTGTGCGACCACGCGTGCACGCAGGCCAGCAAGCTGAAGCGCCACATGAAGACGCACATGCACAAGTCGTCCCCCATGACGGTCAAGTCGGACGACGGCCTCTCCACCGCCAGCTCCCCGGAACCCGGCACCAGCGACCTGGTGGGCAGCGCCAGCAGCGCGCTCAAGTCCGTGGTGGCCAAGTTCAAGAGCGAGAACGACCCCAACCTGATCCCGGAGAACGGggacgaggaggaagaggaggacgacgaggaagaggaagaagaggaggaagaggaggaggaggagctgacgGAGAGCGAGAGGGTGGACTACGGCTTCGGGCTGAGCCTGGAGGCGGCGCGCCACCACGAGAACAGCTCGCGCGGCGCGGTCGTGGGCGTGGGCGACGAGGGCCGCGCCCTGCCCGACGTCATGCAGGGCATGGTGCTCAGCTCCATGCAGCACTTCAGCGAGGCCTTCCACCAGGTCCTGGGCGAGAAGCATAAGCGCGGCCACCTGGCCGAGGCCGAGGGCCACAGGGACACTTGCGACGAAGACTCGGTGGCCGGCGAGTCGGACCGCATAGACGATGGCACTGTTAATGGCCGTGGCTGCTCCCCGGGCGAGTCGGCCTCGGGGGGCCTGTCCAAAAAGCTGCTGCTGGGCAGCCCCAGCTCGCTGAGCCCCTTCTCCAAGCGCATCAAGCTCGAGAAGGAGTTCGACCTGCCCCCGGCCGCCATGCCCAACACGGAGAACGTGTACTCGCAGTGGCTGGCCGGCTACGCGGCCTCCCGGCAGCTCAAAGATCCCTTCCTCAGCTTCGGAGACTCCCGACAATCGCCTTTTGCCTCCTCGTCGGAGCACTCCTCGGAGAACGGGAGCTTGCGCTTCTCCACGCCGCCCGGGGAGCTGGACGGAGGGATCTCGGGGCGCAGCGGCACGGGAAGTGGAGGGAGCACGCCCCATATTAGTGGTCCGGGCCCGGGCAGGCCCAGCTCAAAAGAGGGCAGACGCAGCGACACTTGTGAGTACTGTGGGAAAGTCTTCAAGAACTGTAGCAATCTCACTGTCCACAGGAGAAGCCACACGGGCGAAAGGCCTTATAAGTGCGAGCTGTGCAACTATGCCTGTGCCCAGAGTAGCAAGCTCACCAGGCACATGAAAACGCATGGCCAGGTGGGGAAGGACGTTTACAAATGTGAAATTTGTAAGATGCCTTTTAGCGTGTACAGTACCCTggagaaacacatgaaaaaatggcaCAGTGATCGAGTGTTGAATAATGATATAAAAACTGAATAG